A stretch of Sulfurimonas autotrophica DSM 16294 DNA encodes these proteins:
- the obgE gene encoding GTPase ObgE has product MFTDSVELTVSSGKGGQGCVAFRREKFVLNGGPNGGDGGKGGDVWFKCDNNTHTLSHFQRRMHIKAENGKPGEGSNCTGKSGAKKVIIVPPGTQIIDQESGEVLFDMLKDGQEEKFLQGGKGGLGNTHFKSPTNQRPTYAQPGEKGETKNIKLDLKLIADIGLVGFPNVGKSTLISTVSNARPEIANYEFTTLTPKLGQVNIGDYESFVMADIPGIIGGAHEGKGLGIEFLRHIERTKILLFMIDLASYRDLKEQIETLKNEVASFSEKLGASRYAIALTRTDIVPQEEISEKVAEFISMLDLNPSKGSEFDFDKDLPYFIQESEDETLGYEIEKPYFIVPISSAISKNIEPLKYALFNLVQQTRQ; this is encoded by the coding sequence ATGTTTACAGATAGTGTTGAATTAACAGTTAGTTCTGGAAAAGGCGGGCAAGGATGTGTAGCATTCCGTCGTGAAAAGTTTGTACTCAACGGTGGTCCAAACGGCGGTGACGGCGGAAAAGGCGGCGATGTCTGGTTCAAATGTGATAACAATACACACACACTTTCTCATTTCCAAAGACGTATGCATATAAAAGCAGAAAACGGGAAGCCCGGAGAGGGTTCAAACTGTACCGGAAAATCTGGCGCTAAAAAAGTTATTATTGTTCCACCGGGAACACAGATTATAGATCAAGAGAGCGGTGAAGTTCTTTTTGATATGCTTAAAGACGGACAGGAAGAAAAGTTTCTTCAAGGTGGAAAAGGCGGACTTGGTAATACGCACTTTAAGTCACCTACCAACCAAAGACCAACCTATGCACAACCTGGTGAAAAAGGTGAAACGAAAAATATAAAACTTGATTTGAAACTTATTGCAGATATCGGCTTGGTCGGTTTTCCAAATGTCGGAAAATCTACACTGATTTCTACTGTTTCAAATGCGAGACCGGAAATTGCAAATTATGAATTTACAACGCTTACCCCGAAACTCGGTCAAGTAAATATTGGGGATTATGAATCATTTGTTATGGCAGATATTCCTGGAATTATTGGTGGAGCACATGAAGGAAAAGGACTTGGAATTGAGTTTCTACGTCATATTGAAAGAACAAAGATATTGTTATTTATGATTGACTTGGCTTCATACAGAGACCTTAAAGAGCAGATAGAAACACTTAAAAATGAAGTGGCTTCATTTTCAGAAAAACTAGGCGCATCAAGATATGCTATAGCACTCACACGTACAGATATAGTGCCTCAAGAAGAGATTAGTGAAAAAGTAGCCGAATTTATATCTATGCTTGATCTTAACCCAAGTAAAGGCAGTGAATTTGATTTTGATAAAGATTTGCCGTATTTTATTCAAGAAAGTGAAGATGAGACACTTGGATATGAAATCGAAAAACCCTATTTTATTGTTCCTATATCTTCTGCTATCAGTAAAAATATAGAACCTTTAAAATATGCACTTTTTAACTTAGTACAGCAAACGAGACAGTAA
- the proB gene encoding glutamate 5-kinase, with translation MRVVVKVGSAVLTQDGTIALKRMRALVDFLAELKKEHEVILVSSGAVAGGYTKLKLDRTVIANKQALAAIGQPVLLHKYARKFAKYDTLTAQVLVTAANLNSTDDITRIRATVETLLRNDVLPIVNENDATATDELELGDNDQLSAYITKDTESDMLIILSDIDAYYNSDPRQNPDAKALKIVNKIDEKELAKEVSPNNVFATGGIVTKLKAADYLLKAHIDTFLASGFDLSDVRSFMLEGSHKGGTLFTCKG, from the coding sequence ATGCGTGTTGTAGTTAAAGTAGGCAGTGCTGTTTTAACGCAAGACGGGACTATAGCACTTAAGCGCATGCGTGCTCTTGTAGATTTTTTGGCTGAGTTGAAAAAAGAGCATGAAGTAATTTTAGTCTCTTCAGGCGCTGTTGCAGGCGGCTACACAAAACTAAAACTTGACAGAACGGTTATAGCAAACAAGCAGGCTCTCGCTGCAATCGGTCAGCCGGTGCTTTTGCATAAATATGCAAGAAAGTTTGCAAAATATGACACCCTTACGGCACAGGTTTTAGTTACTGCAGCTAATTTAAATTCTACGGATGATATAACACGTATCCGTGCAACGGTTGAGACATTGTTGCGAAATGATGTGCTCCCTATCGTCAATGAGAATGATGCAACGGCGACAGATGAACTTGAACTGGGTGATAATGATCAGCTCTCTGCATATATAACAAAAGATACAGAGTCCGATATGCTTATAATACTTTCTGATATAGATGCTTATTATAACAGTGACCCAAGGCAAAATCCCGATGCAAAAGCACTCAAAATCGTTAATAAAATTGATGAAAAAGAGCTGGCCAAAGAAGTCAGTCCAAACAATGTTTTTGCCACAGGCGGAATTGTGACAAAACTTAAAGCAGCGGACTATTTACTAAAAGCACATATAGATACGTTTCTTGCAAGCGGATTTGATTTGAGCGATGTAAGAAGTTTTATGCTTGAAGGTTCCCATAAGGGCGGCACACTCTTTACATGTAAAGGCTAA
- the fmt gene encoding methionyl-tRNA formyltransferase: protein MQNVIFMGTPDYAQKILQRLIDTGDINVVAVYTQPDKPVGRKKVLTPPPVKTTAQEYNIPVYQPQKLRDEKTVEKLLTIPCDFIVVAAYGQILPRKVLDHAPCINLHASILPQYRGASPIQQTLLHGDKITGVTAMLMEEGLDTGDILKIETIAVDDDMMVEELFEQLTEIAAALTIDVLHNFNVYTPKKQNEAEATHCKKITKADGEVSFDNAQELYNKYRAFTPWPGIYLSSGLKLKKMKLESADEAHQDAGKIITIDKESIVVTCKQGSLRIYKVQPQSKKEMDVLSYINGKRVTLEDTLL, encoded by the coding sequence ATGCAAAATGTTATATTTATGGGTACACCAGATTATGCTCAAAAAATTCTTCAAAGACTCATAGATACAGGTGACATAAATGTTGTTGCAGTCTATACACAGCCGGACAAACCTGTCGGGCGAAAAAAAGTGCTCACGCCTCCTCCTGTAAAAACAACGGCACAAGAATATAACATTCCTGTTTATCAGCCGCAGAAACTCCGTGATGAAAAAACAGTAGAGAAACTTTTGACAATTCCCTGTGATTTTATAGTGGTAGCAGCCTATGGACAGATACTGCCACGTAAAGTTTTAGATCATGCGCCTTGCATAAACCTGCATGCTTCAATACTGCCGCAATACCGCGGAGCAAGTCCGATTCAGCAAACGCTGCTTCATGGTGATAAAATTACAGGCGTAACTGCAATGCTGATGGAAGAAGGGCTTGATACAGGAGATATTTTAAAAATTGAGACAATAGCTGTCGATGATGATATGATGGTCGAGGAGTTGTTTGAACAGCTCACAGAAATTGCAGCTGCTTTAACAATAGATGTATTGCATAATTTTAATGTATACACACCAAAAAAACAGAATGAAGCAGAGGCTACGCATTGTAAAAAAATTACAAAAGCAGACGGTGAAGTTAGTTTTGACAATGCACAGGAACTCTATAACAAATACCGCGCTTTTACACCATGGCCCGGTATTTATCTTTCAAGCGGACTCAAACTAAAAAAGATGAAGCTTGAAAGTGCCGACGAAGCGCATCAAGATGCAGGCAAAATTATTACTATTGATAAAGAGAGCATTGTCGTTACATGTAAGCAGGGCTCTTTGCGTATTTATAAAGTACAGCCCCAGTCAAAAAAAGAGATGGATGTGCTTTCATATATAAACGGTAAAAGAGTGACTCTTGAAGACACTTTACTTTAA